One genomic segment of Microcella indica includes these proteins:
- a CDS encoding fibronectin type III domain-containing protein, with product MRTTTSTHGGRRRRQHLGLLTSTGLIAALVAFPATGASAAPSVSNSGSPASYTEQEPPVPVAENVTITGGTAYAGEYLDFTVDSGTSYESLSLMTTGSASTANGVISIVGTAVYLGNGSTADPVGSVDPVRNGQNGQPLRVNFTSEFTNPSFETSTLTGWTTMNQRIDLGVTSIAGRVPTDTSTYPGNTPNQDNNVPDTLGSYNAYIQSSQASQGGYALRLESSGIWTRQGCDVVHGPAVYSDPFESGAGDSIYFDWRAFAGDDDYHVFGYIVDQNGTQIEVLDATGGGNTAWTTKETVIPNSGTYLFVFVSGTYDATCGQAAGASLYIDNVRVFGTKVNDTVVQDIARKLQYENQSDNPPTSRTITIAAKSNSTGIGTGQVSVDITPVDDAPTFVDPAPSTFTNAEGPETRTPLTGTLLATDPEDDPRTYSLTGGTAEVVTIGEQEYTEYVTGEYGTLRLDSASGAYLFEAHDDAIDARLIDDEEVFAASVDALGLTDAGQITLRVSVPDTAPGSPTLLAASPRPESAALSWTAPEWLGGSEISGYRIEGAANGGAWQTLVADTGSASTEHTVSGLTNGVPMSFRVSAINATGTGAPSSTAEATPVDVPGAASDVAASPDDRSLTVTWSTPADTGGLPILGYRVQISTDGEEWTTAVDDTESTATTFAIGELENGTPYTVRVIALNAEGAGPASTVATATPRTVPDAPLDLAAAPDDEAVDLSWTAPLEDGGNPVSGYRIESTTDGETWSVVVADTGSTDTTLRVAGLTNGESLTFRVSALNEAGDGAPSGTATATPRTVPDAPGIDGVDPGNRSLILTVAAPAFDGGAPITGYEFSIDDGVMWSSATMDDTGLRVQAWGLTNDVEHSILIRAVNEAGPGAASDPATGTPEVRPVYDGGGLVPEIPTTPPGTGTLLVDGVPQEVVITVDGDTTTMTGEGFTMTLTAYDADGGSFPVDAQGRLIVTEDGSVRVSGSGFLPGSTVDVWLFSTPHLLGELLVDSGGRFSATLPLPGGIAVGEHTIQLNGVAAGGEVRSLTTGIVVMATPAAALASTGAAASESAALGMVALLLLGTMLVAVGRRRTAVRA from the coding sequence ATGCGCACCACCACGTCGACCCACGGGGGGCGCCGACGTCGGCAGCACCTCGGGCTCCTCACGTCCACCGGCCTCATCGCGGCGCTCGTCGCCTTCCCTGCCACGGGCGCGAGCGCGGCACCGTCCGTCTCGAACAGCGGCTCGCCCGCCTCCTACACAGAGCAGGAGCCTCCCGTGCCGGTGGCGGAGAACGTCACCATCACGGGCGGAACCGCCTATGCGGGGGAGTACCTCGACTTCACCGTCGACAGCGGAACCTCGTACGAGTCGCTCTCACTCATGACGACCGGTAGCGCATCGACGGCGAACGGCGTCATCTCGATCGTCGGCACCGCGGTGTACCTCGGCAACGGCTCCACCGCCGACCCGGTCGGCTCCGTCGACCCTGTGCGCAACGGGCAGAACGGCCAGCCTCTGCGTGTCAACTTCACGAGCGAGTTCACCAACCCCAGCTTCGAGACCTCGACCCTCACGGGCTGGACGACCATGAACCAGCGCATCGACCTCGGCGTGACCTCCATCGCCGGGCGCGTGCCGACCGACACCTCGACCTACCCCGGCAACACGCCGAACCAGGACAACAACGTTCCGGACACTCTCGGCTCCTACAACGCCTACATTCAGAGCTCGCAGGCCAGCCAGGGCGGCTACGCTCTGCGCCTCGAATCGTCGGGCATCTGGACGAGGCAGGGGTGCGACGTCGTCCACGGCCCCGCCGTGTACAGCGACCCCTTCGAGTCGGGCGCAGGCGACTCGATCTACTTCGACTGGCGGGCCTTCGCCGGTGACGACGATTATCACGTCTTCGGCTACATCGTGGATCAGAACGGCACGCAGATCGAGGTGCTCGACGCGACCGGAGGCGGCAACACCGCGTGGACGACGAAGGAGACGGTGATTCCGAATTCGGGCACGTACCTCTTCGTCTTCGTCTCCGGAACCTACGACGCCACGTGCGGTCAGGCCGCAGGAGCCTCGCTCTACATCGACAACGTTCGCGTCTTCGGCACCAAGGTCAACGACACCGTCGTGCAGGACATCGCGCGCAAGCTGCAGTACGAGAACCAGTCGGACAACCCCCCGACGAGCCGTACCATCACGATCGCGGCGAAGAGCAACTCGACGGGAATCGGCACCGGCCAGGTCTCGGTCGACATCACGCCCGTGGACGACGCTCCGACCTTCGTCGACCCGGCGCCGTCGACCTTCACGAACGCCGAGGGCCCCGAGACTCGCACGCCGCTCACCGGCACCCTGCTCGCGACCGACCCCGAGGACGACCCCCGCACCTACTCGCTCACGGGCGGCACCGCCGAGGTCGTGACGATCGGTGAGCAGGAGTACACCGAGTACGTCACCGGCGAGTACGGAACACTGCGCCTCGACTCCGCCAGCGGCGCCTACCTGTTCGAGGCGCACGACGACGCCATCGATGCGCGCCTCATCGACGACGAGGAGGTCTTCGCAGCGAGCGTCGACGCGCTCGGTCTCACGGACGCCGGTCAGATCACGCTGCGCGTCTCGGTGCCCGACACGGCACCCGGCTCCCCGACGCTCCTCGCCGCCTCGCCGCGTCCGGAGTCGGCGGCGCTCAGCTGGACGGCGCCTGAGTGGCTCGGAGGCTCGGAGATCAGCGGCTACCGCATCGAGGGCGCTGCGAACGGAGGGGCCTGGCAGACGCTCGTCGCCGACACCGGCAGCGCGAGCACCGAGCACACGGTCAGCGGCCTTACCAACGGCGTGCCCATGTCCTTCCGGGTCTCGGCGATCAACGCGACCGGCACCGGTGCGCCGTCGAGCACTGCCGAGGCCACCCCCGTCGATGTACCGGGCGCGGCGAGCGACGTCGCGGCCTCACCGGACGATCGATCTCTCACGGTCACCTGGTCGACCCCGGCCGACACGGGAGGCCTGCCGATCCTCGGCTACCGCGTGCAGATCTCGACCGACGGCGAGGAGTGGACGACCGCTGTCGACGACACCGAATCGACCGCCACGACCTTCGCGATCGGGGAGCTCGAGAACGGCACTCCCTACACCGTGCGCGTCATCGCGCTCAACGCCGAGGGAGCCGGTCCCGCGTCGACGGTGGCCACGGCGACCCCGCGCACCGTGCCGGATGCTCCCCTCGACCTGGCCGCGGCGCCGGACGACGAGGCGGTCGACCTCAGCTGGACGGCACCGCTCGAGGACGGCGGCAACCCGGTCAGCGGGTACCGCATCGAGTCGACGACGGACGGCGAGACCTGGAGCGTCGTGGTCGCCGACACCGGCTCCACCGACACGACGCTCCGTGTGGCAGGTCTCACGAACGGCGAGTCCCTCACGTTCCGCGTCTCGGCACTCAACGAGGCGGGTGACGGTGCCCCGAGCGGCACGGCGACCGCGACGCCGCGCACCGTGCCGGACGCACCCGGTATCGACGGGGTCGACCCGGGCAACCGCAGCCTCATCCTCACGGTCGCGGCACCTGCCTTCGACGGCGGAGCGCCGATCACCGGGTACGAGTTCTCGATCGACGACGGCGTCATGTGGTCGAGCGCAACGATGGATGACACCGGCCTGCGGGTGCAGGCCTGGGGCCTGACGAACGACGTCGAGCACAGCATCCTCATCCGTGCCGTCAATGAGGCGGGTCCCGGCGCGGCGAGCGATCCTGCGACGGGAACCCCCGAGGTTCGGCCTGTGTACGACGGCGGCGGGCTCGTGCCCGAGATCCCGACGACGCCGCCCGGCACCGGCACACTGCTCGTCGACGGCGTGCCGCAGGAGGTCGTGATCACCGTCGACGGCGACACCACGACGATGACGGGCGAGGGGTTCACGATGACGCTCACCGCGTACGACGCCGACGGCGGCAGCTTCCCCGTGGATGCCCAGGGCAGGCTCATCGTGACCGAGGACGGCTCGGTGCGGGTCTCCGGAAGCGGATTCCTGCCCGGCAGCACCGTCGACGTGTGGCTGTTCTCGACACCGCACCTGCTCGGCGAGCTCCTCGTCGACTCGGGCGGCCGCTTCTCGGCGACCCTTCCGCTGCCCGGCGGCATCGCGGTCGGAGAGCACACGATCCAGCTCAACGGCGTCGCCGCGGGCGGCGAGGTGCGCAGCCTCACGACCGGCATCGTCGTCATGGCGACCCCGGCGGCCGCACTCGCCTCCACGGGCGCGGCAGCATCGGAGTCGGCGGCGCTGGGCATGGTCGCCCTGCTGCTGCTCGGCACGATGCTCGTCGCGGTCGGGCGCCGCCGTACCGCCGTGCGAGCGTGA
- the nucS gene encoding endonuclease NucS, translating into MRLVIARCSVDYAGRLSAHLPLATRLLMLKNDGSLLVHADGGSYKPLNWMSPPCTLAIEQPDDDQAEAGVVELWRVTHVKTADLLVVSIHEVLHDTAHDLGLDPGLQKDGVEAHLQKLLAEHIELLGEGHALVRREYMTAIGPVDILARDASGASVAVEIKRRGGIDGVEQLTRYLELMNRDPLLAPVTGVFAAQEITPQARTLAEDRGIRCLLLDYDAMRGLDDGVPRLF; encoded by the coding sequence ATGCGTCTCGTCATCGCCCGCTGCTCCGTCGACTACGCGGGCCGACTGAGCGCGCACCTGCCTCTCGCGACGCGCCTGCTGATGCTCAAGAACGACGGCAGCCTGCTCGTGCACGCCGACGGCGGCAGCTACAAGCCCCTCAACTGGATGAGCCCGCCGTGCACGCTCGCGATCGAGCAGCCAGACGACGACCAGGCCGAGGCCGGCGTGGTCGAGCTGTGGCGCGTCACGCACGTCAAGACCGCCGACCTGCTGGTCGTGAGCATCCACGAGGTTCTGCACGACACGGCGCACGACCTCGGGCTCGATCCGGGCCTGCAGAAGGACGGCGTGGAGGCGCACCTGCAGAAGCTCCTCGCCGAGCACATCGAGCTGCTCGGCGAGGGCCACGCTCTCGTGCGCCGCGAGTACATGACGGCCATCGGCCCGGTCGACATCCTCGCGCGCGACGCGAGCGGAGCATCCGTCGCCGTCGAGATCAAGCGCCGCGGCGGCATCGACGGCGTCGAGCAGCTGACGCGCTACCTCGAGCTCATGAACCGCGACCCGTTGCTCGCTCCCGTCACGGGAGTGTTCGCGGCTCAGGAGATCACGCCGCAGGCGCGCACGCTCGCCGAGGACCGCGGCATCCGCTGCCTGCTGCTCGACTACGACGCGATGCGCGGCCTCGACGACGGAGTGCCCCGGCTCTTCTGA
- a CDS encoding SDR family NAD(P)-dependent oxidoreductase translates to MTGSPRSHSALPLDLDLSGRTALVTGCGSPSGIGFATARALAQRGARVAMTATTERIEARVAELHDEGLNAVGVVARLETEAAAIAAVRAVVEAVGAPSILVNNAGMVATGEEMPRGDIGMSVEEWRSAVDVNLTSVFLVTRAVVAGMRDAGWGRIVSVASTTGAVQAARDDLGYATAKAGVLGFTRALAVDEARRGITVNAVAPGWIATGSQLPQEAEEGELVPLGRSGTAEEVSSAIAWLASPGASYVTGQLIVVDGGGSVIEERRPGLWARQP, encoded by the coding sequence ATGACAGGTTCGCCCCGCTCGCACTCCGCCCTGCCGCTCGACCTCGATCTGAGCGGCCGCACGGCGCTCGTCACGGGGTGCGGATCACCCAGCGGCATCGGCTTCGCCACCGCCCGCGCGCTCGCGCAGCGGGGTGCCCGCGTCGCCATGACGGCGACGACCGAGCGCATCGAGGCCCGGGTCGCCGAGCTGCACGACGAGGGCCTCAACGCGGTCGGCGTCGTCGCGCGGCTCGAGACCGAGGCCGCCGCGATCGCGGCCGTGCGAGCCGTCGTCGAGGCGGTGGGCGCGCCGAGCATCCTCGTCAACAACGCCGGCATGGTGGCGACCGGCGAGGAGATGCCGCGGGGCGACATCGGCATGAGTGTGGAGGAGTGGCGCAGCGCGGTCGACGTCAATCTCACGAGCGTCTTCCTCGTCACGCGTGCGGTCGTCGCGGGCATGCGCGACGCCGGCTGGGGCCGCATCGTGTCGGTCGCCTCGACGACGGGTGCCGTGCAGGCCGCGCGCGACGACCTCGGCTATGCGACCGCCAAGGCCGGGGTGCTCGGCTTCACCCGGGCGCTCGCGGTCGACGAGGCGCGCCGCGGCATCACGGTCAACGCCGTCGCTCCCGGGTGGATCGCGACGGGCTCGCAGCTGCCGCAGGAGGCCGAGGAGGGCGAGCTCGTGCCGCTCGGCCGTAGCGGCACCGCCGAGGAGGTCTCGAGCGCGATCGCGTGGCTCGCCTCCCCGGGCGCGAGCTACGTGACGGGGCAGCTCATCGTCGTCGACGGTGGGGGCTCCGTCATCGAGGAGCGCCGCCCGGGCCTCTGGGCCCGACAACCGTAG
- a CDS encoding MFS transporter, which produces MSATPSSRTARPGRPSLAAWRLAVFVVFAINGLAMASWFARTPAIRDALQVRTDEFGVLIAGMAVGSIAGLLGSSHVIARIGTRATLLVGLVVSMGSIALLGIGSAAFGSYPLVLVALVLFGATTGIIDVAMNVEGAGVEQAQGRSIMPWFHASWSLGTIVGAAAAAGLAAIGVGLDAHLLGMAALGLIASILAVRHLPRHRALPGLDDDGPGPERSTFAERMAIWREPRTLIIGAIVLGMAFAEGSANDWLALAMVDGRGADEATGALAFGVFATAMTTGRIAGVWVLDRFGRVPVLRASALLAMVGLALLILVDHPVAAGIGIFAWGLGASLGFPVGMSAAADEPSKAAARVAAVATVGYFAFLVGPPLLGFLGKQFGLLNAFWVVLVLIAVAFVATPAARERGASRHATPVRDAPH; this is translated from the coding sequence GTGAGCGCCACCCCTTCCTCCCGCACAGCGCGCCCGGGCCGCCCGAGCCTCGCCGCCTGGCGTCTCGCGGTCTTCGTGGTCTTCGCGATCAACGGTCTCGCCATGGCGAGCTGGTTCGCGCGCACGCCGGCGATCCGGGATGCGCTGCAGGTGCGCACCGACGAGTTCGGGGTGCTCATCGCGGGCATGGCGGTCGGGTCGATCGCGGGCCTCCTCGGCTCCTCCCACGTGATCGCCCGCATCGGCACGCGCGCGACGCTCCTGGTCGGCCTCGTCGTGAGCATGGGGTCGATCGCCCTGCTCGGCATCGGCTCCGCGGCTTTCGGCTCCTACCCGCTCGTCCTCGTGGCGCTCGTGCTGTTCGGGGCGACGACGGGCATCATCGACGTCGCGATGAACGTCGAGGGCGCGGGCGTCGAGCAGGCGCAGGGTCGCAGCATCATGCCCTGGTTCCACGCCTCGTGGAGCCTCGGCACGATCGTCGGCGCCGCCGCGGCCGCCGGGCTCGCGGCGATCGGTGTGGGCCTCGACGCCCACCTGCTCGGCATGGCCGCGCTCGGTCTCATCGCGAGCATTCTCGCCGTCCGGCATCTTCCCCGCCATCGCGCACTGCCGGGGCTCGACGATGACGGACCAGGCCCCGAGCGCTCGACCTTCGCGGAGCGCATGGCGATCTGGCGCGAGCCGCGCACGCTCATCATCGGCGCGATCGTGCTCGGCATGGCGTTCGCGGAGGGCAGCGCGAACGACTGGCTCGCCCTCGCGATGGTCGACGGCCGCGGTGCGGACGAGGCGACGGGCGCCCTGGCCTTCGGCGTCTTCGCGACAGCGATGACGACCGGTCGCATCGCGGGCGTGTGGGTGCTCGACCGCTTCGGCCGTGTGCCGGTGCTGCGCGCGAGCGCGCTCCTCGCCATGGTCGGCCTCGCGCTGCTCATCCTCGTCGACCACCCGGTGGCGGCGGGCATCGGCATCTTCGCGTGGGGCCTGGGGGCGTCGCTCGGCTTCCCCGTGGGCATGTCGGCGGCGGCCGACGAGCCGTCGAAGGCGGCGGCGCGCGTGGCCGCGGTCGCGACGGTCGGCTACTTCGCGTTCCTCGTCGGGCCGCCCCTCCTCGGCTTCCTGGGCAAGCAGTTCGGCCTGCTGAACGCCTTCTGGGTGGTGCTCGTGCTCATCGCGGTCGCCTTCGTCGCGACGCCGGCCGCGCGCGAGCGCGGCGCATCCCGGCATGCGACACCGGTTCGGGATGCCCCGCACTAG
- a CDS encoding CsbD family protein, with protein sequence MGIDDKAQNKGEELGGKAKEAAGKLTDDEQLEAEGKADQAKANLKQAGEEAKDAFKN encoded by the coding sequence ATGGGAATCGACGACAAGGCGCAGAACAAGGGCGAAGAACTCGGCGGCAAGGCCAAGGAAGCCGCGGGCAAGCTCACCGACGACGAGCAGCTCGAAGCGGAAGGCAAGGCCGACCAGGCGAAGGCCAACCTCAAGCAGGCCGGTGAAGAGGCCAAGGACGCCTTCAAGAACTAG